One region of Pseudomonas sp. ABC1 genomic DNA includes:
- a CDS encoding TRAP transporter small permease subunit, producing the protein MSTKAPPLLRIASAIDCINARFGQLCSWFTVFLVLGTAVVVLLRYGLNIGAIALQESVMYAHALVFMGAAAWTLQRGGHVRVDIFYQKFSPRRQAVVELLGHLFFLLPVCLFLAWNSWDYVANSWSTLEGSNESGGLKFVYLQKSIILILVFGLAAQALSDLIKIAYQFSGRLPFPEVQHG; encoded by the coding sequence ATGTCCACGAAAGCCCCGCCCTTGCTGCGCATCGCCAGCGCCATCGATTGTATCAACGCCCGCTTCGGACAGCTCTGCTCATGGTTCACGGTCTTTCTCGTGCTCGGCACGGCGGTCGTCGTCCTGCTGCGCTACGGCCTGAACATCGGTGCCATCGCCCTGCAGGAAAGCGTGATGTACGCCCACGCGCTGGTCTTCATGGGGGCCGCCGCCTGGACCCTGCAACGTGGTGGTCATGTGCGCGTGGACATCTTCTACCAGAAGTTTTCGCCGCGTCGGCAAGCCGTCGTCGAGCTGCTTGGACACCTGTTCTTCCTGCTGCCGGTGTGCCTGTTCCTGGCCTGGAACAGCTGGGACTACGTCGCCAATTCCTGGTCCACCCTGGAAGGCTCGAACGAATCGGGCGGGCTGAAGTTCGTCTACCTGCAAAAAAGCATCATCCTGATCCTGGTCTTCGGACTGGCCGCCCAGGCCCTGTCCGACCTGATCAAGATCGCCTACCAGTTCAGCGGCCGCCTGCCGTTCCCGGAGGTACAACATGGCTGA
- a CDS encoding TRAP transporter substrate-binding protein — translation MKRRHIIAAAGVGLAATALVGCKEKDQAAAGGTAAEQQKFHWKMVTSWPKNFPGVGVGAENFAKLVNEMSGGRLTVKVYAGGELVPPLEVFDAVSRGTAELGHGAPYYWKGKVPAAQFFCALPFGPNAAEMNAWLHHGGGIQLWEEAYKPFGILPLACGNTGVQTAGWFNKEIRSVDDFRGLKMRTPGLGGEVLTKMGGTVVNMPAGEIFTALQTGAIDATEWIGAYNDLALGLHKAAKYYYTPGWQEPSVQFELDINLKAWETLPPDLQAIVRAAARAVNGDMLDDYNAKNMEAMEQLKSEGVDVRRLPDEVLVRLKEVATEVVEASANADPVAKKVWTQQKAYLKRLYDYAESNEKDIYAIRG, via the coding sequence ATGAAACGTCGTCATATTATTGCCGCAGCAGGCGTAGGCCTGGCTGCAACCGCGCTGGTTGGTTGCAAGGAAAAGGATCAGGCCGCCGCTGGGGGAACGGCTGCGGAACAGCAGAAATTCCACTGGAAGATGGTCACCTCCTGGCCGAAGAACTTCCCTGGCGTTGGCGTCGGCGCCGAGAACTTCGCCAAGCTGGTCAACGAGATGAGCGGCGGGCGCCTGACGGTCAAGGTCTATGCCGGTGGTGAGCTGGTGCCGCCGCTGGAAGTGTTCGACGCGGTCTCGCGCGGTACGGCGGAACTGGGCCACGGTGCGCCCTATTACTGGAAGGGCAAGGTGCCGGCGGCGCAATTCTTCTGTGCACTGCCCTTCGGCCCCAATGCGGCGGAGATGAATGCCTGGCTGCACCATGGCGGCGGCATCCAGTTGTGGGAAGAGGCCTACAAGCCGTTCGGCATCCTGCCGCTGGCCTGCGGCAACACCGGCGTGCAGACCGCTGGCTGGTTCAACAAGGAAATCAGGTCGGTCGATGACTTCCGTGGCCTGAAGATGCGGACACCGGGTCTGGGCGGCGAAGTGCTGACCAAGATGGGCGGGACCGTGGTCAACATGCCGGCCGGTGAGATCTTCACCGCATTGCAGACCGGCGCCATCGACGCCACCGAGTGGATCGGTGCCTACAACGACCTGGCGCTGGGCCTGCACAAGGCTGCCAAGTACTACTACACCCCGGGCTGGCAGGAGCCGAGCGTGCAGTTCGAGCTGGACATCAACCTCAAGGCCTGGGAAACCCTGCCGCCTGATCTGCAGGCCATCGTGCGTGCAGCCGCGCGTGCCGTGAATGGCGACATGCTCGACGACTACAACGCCAAGAACATGGAAGCCATGGAACAGCTCAAGTCCGAAGGCGTCGATGTGCGTCGCCTGCCTGACGAAGTGCTGGTGCGCCTCAAGGAGGTCGCGACGGAAGTGGTGGAAGCGTCCGCCAACGCCGATCCAGTGGCGAAGAAGGTCTGGACGCAGCAGAAGGCTTACCTGAAGCGTCTGTATGACTACGCGGAAAGCAACGAGAAGGACATCTACGCCATTCGTGGCTGA
- a CDS encoding OsmC family protein yields MKKSASAVWSGGLKEGKGTISTESGALQDNPYGFNTRFEDQPGTNPEELIGAAHAGCFTMAISGQLGKAGFTAERLQTRAVVTLDKDDGGFTITKVQLSLEARIPGIDDAQFQRIAADAKTGCPVSRLLNAEISLDARLLA; encoded by the coding sequence ATGAAGAAAAGCGCATCCGCCGTCTGGAGCGGTGGCCTGAAAGAGGGCAAGGGCACTATCAGCACCGAAAGCGGCGCCCTGCAGGACAACCCCTACGGCTTCAACACCCGCTTCGAAGACCAGCCGGGTACCAATCCCGAGGAACTGATCGGCGCGGCCCATGCGGGCTGTTTCACCATGGCGATTTCCGGACAACTGGGAAAAGCCGGATTTACCGCCGAACGCCTGCAAACCCGGGCAGTCGTGACACTGGACAAGGATGACGGCGGCTTCACCATCACGAAGGTGCAACTGAGCCTGGAAGCCCGCATCCCCGGCATCGACGATGCGCAGTTCCAGCGCATCGCCGCAGATGCCAAGACCGGCTGCCCGGTCTCACGGCTGCTCAATGCCGAGATCAGCCTGGACGCTCGTCTGCTCGCCTGA
- a CDS encoding DUF2388 domain-containing protein codes for MRKSILTLLVLAGAPLATVQADGLLRDILSSGATTGSTYLTFKDNKQVVATREDASTFVASGGAIRGPYLEARLRQLRDEHPHLQATDLELASALLGQSQ; via the coding sequence ATGCGAAAAAGCATCCTGACCCTGCTGGTCCTGGCCGGCGCTCCGCTGGCCACGGTCCAGGCCGATGGCCTGCTGCGCGACATCCTGTCGTCGGGCGCCACCACCGGCTCCACCTACCTGACCTTCAAGGACAACAAGCAAGTCGTCGCCACCCGTGAAGACGCCAGTACCTTCGTCGCCAGCGGCGGAGCCATTCGCGGCCCTTACCTGGAGGCACGACTGCGCCAGTTGCGCGACGAGCACCCGCACCTGCAGGCCACCGATCTGGAACTGGCCAGCGCCCTGCTGGGCCAATCGCAATAA